tcgtgaacatgttcattaagctcatgaatcaacttttaaataaaaaataataattttgatattgaatttatatatcttacattctacttatgaaacatatagataaatatattaaatttatttattagaataaaattataaattttaataaaaatattataattttttctaaatatataatttaatttttaataaatatttaaatttataattattaagttcgtttagattcgataaaaattcaaataaactCGTGAACTatcaatatatttgttaaataaagctcagctcaattataaattaattgagctaaatTCAAATAGCAAGAATTTTATTCGATATTTCATCTATACTAACATATAAAACAGTTTATGTAGTACCTTCTTTATTTAGGAAGTTCTTCTAAGTCAGTAACAACGCAAGTGTGCAGATGCACCATCACGGGTAGGTGTTTGGAGCTATCTCTGGCCGCTCAAGAACGCCTGCATGATACAGGAGAACCCACAGATGGGTAATGAACTCCCCTCCGGAACCAAGGTTTTCTCGGTGAGCTTGAACGTTGTCCGACGGTGCAAGGTACAGGACGTACTCTACCCAGAACTCCGCCAGCACCTTCCATCTTTTGTTCTCATCACTGATGGATTCCACCAACGTCTTCCCCAACTCAGCACCCATCCCCAGTATCGTGCCCTTTTTTCTCGATTCAagctccatcatcttcttccacaTTTCGCTCTCATCTTTGGCCCCCTCCCGAAGGTCGTCGATCTCATTCACCACCTTGTCTAAGACTCTTTTTGCTCTGTTGCCCTGATCGGGCAGCAAATCCGGAACAAAGACGACTAGGTACGCGCAGTACTTCGATAGAGCGGTGGCGACCTCCTTTCCCGACGACGCGAGAGGCCGTCTCGATGGTCTGATTGTTTCACAGAAGCAAGTGGCAATGTGCCATATCAGAATCGTCTGCGTGCTGGCCGGAAGCTTGCAGGTCCAGCCCAGGTCTTCCATCCCATTTCGACGCAGTGACGACTCACCGTTGGAGAGGGGGCCTCGGCTTAACTGGCGGAGCTGTTCCAAGATCATGCTCTTCGCCTCGTCGGGTAATTTGACAGATGCACGGCAGAATTTCATGACCCCATTGCCGCAGGTTGCCCTGCTATTGCACAGCTTAGCTCTGATCGAGAACTTGCCGCACTGTTCAAGGAGCGAGTACTGTCCGATTGTATCGCGCACAGGTTGCAAGATCTTTATCTTGCACAAGAATCGAATTGCCGTGTTGATAAAAGATGATTTTTGTAGCCATGGAAACTTTACGTAGTTGATCAGTAACGTCACTTTGTTCCAGTCGGAGAGCAAGTAAGTGGCTGTTTCAGTGATCTCCATGATAATGATCATGGCTACGAGAACAAAAGTGATATAAAGATCAATATCGTTGCCTCCCAGATCGTCTGTGTCAGAATAAGCTGTGTTGGCGAGGCAACCGGTGGCTCCCAACAACAACAGAGACAGAAGATAATTGTAGATCGGAAATCCACAACCGAAAATAATAGGATACTGGGAAAAGAAGATGTCTTCTAAGAACCCTAACTCTGTCATGATCACCCGAAAGGCCCTGTTCTGGTCCTGCGAGTCAAGGAGCCCCTGTAAGACCAATGCCGTGTTCTTGGATACTTGGTTTAGTTCCTCAGTAGGGTAATCGTGAAACCTACGTGAAGAGCATGAGTCAATCGTAGCAGGCTACAAATTAAATCAAGATTGTTGCATACCTTCTTTTCAGCAGCTTCATCAAGGCGAAGGAGAGACATACATCCTTGAATTTCGCATCTGGGTCCATTTTGAGTCCGAGCAGCTGACCTCTGCAGTGCCACACCCTCTCCACCGTCACCACTTCATCGCTCAACTCGTTTGCGATGACGATATGCGCCTGGCGGTCATCTGCTACCTCTGTCTCAAATGATACTTTGTCTTCTCCGCTCACAATGTATTTATAACCTCGCATCGAGACGGGATTGGGAGTGCCGGTGCTCAGCTTATGCTCAAATCGCATGTAGTCAGATATGAAGTTGGTCCTATCTGTTCCGAACGCGCGTTTGGCAGCCCAAAAGCTGAAGAACTTCTCCACCGTCTTCAGGATGATCAAGCCCCAAATCGCCCACAGGTTGATGACGAAGTGGGAAAAGGGATCAGCTTTTTGGATGTCCTGGCAATAGCCGATCAGATTGTAGCTAAGCAGCCCGATGAAGAAGAGTCTCATGGAGTTGGAGTCGGAAAGGGTGAAGGCATCGGCGATGCAGGTGAGAGTGCCGTTGGCGATCATCAAGATCACACCCCAGACGAGGTAGATGTTCTTCAAGGGCTTGGAGAGCAGATAGAAGGTGGCTAGGTTCATGAGCGGCTCCAGTATCTGGTTAAGGACGTACTTGTGCAGTTTGTCGATTGGGGAATTGGAGTGCCAAAGCCGGTGCTTGGTGGCCGCAATGAGGAAGTTGAGGCAGATGAGCAGCATGGAGGCGCAGGTGATGACCATGCTTATGCCTTCTTGGACACGTATTGTATGACTCTGCCAGTCTGCAGTGCTATTCGCCATAGAAATTTAAAACAGAGAATCTTCTAAGAATTGCTCGGACAGGGAAACTAAGCAAGGATTCGCATGCCTTAGCTGCAAATTAACAAGCATATGAACATTTATAGAGGTTGGCATGTGCAGTAAAGTTATTAGGATGAGCACTGAGCGAGAGTCAACACAAAGACCGTCACACTCAAATAGTGGCAGCCTTTTTTTTTACTCCAATGACAAACGAAGCCACGTCAATGTCGAATAGGCACACTACGGTGTGGTTGATTATAATATTATAACATATCACTTTGCCATCTCAGTGCTTTATACACTTCGGAGATTtgcctttttgttgtttttttaatgaaaaaaaggATCGTCGGAATAAAATGAGCTCCTGGTGTTGACGTTGACGAGGTCAATCAGGAAGTCTTTTTCTGGATAGTCGATACATTGCCAATGTCCATCGGCCTCTCCACCTCACCTAATCATATCACTCATTGCGgcccttttgatttatttttttttttcttcttttgataaAAGTGAAGACAAAGAATtggatattttttaataaattaatagatacaatttgaattgtaattctattttattattttgttgagTGGTTTATCTCCATACCAAACACATAagacaaaaattaaattttatttatgcataacaagatgttagcctctcaggTATATTGCTCCTGTCTGTGAATGTCAATGAGTGAATTATTGATAAGTTGTCTCTGTTATCAATGTACTTGTTAATCGTCGAGTAATAACGGAGATGATGATATGGTTGAGAGTTTAGATAAAGATAAATAAGAAAGAAGTTAGAATAGGAGTCAGCGGGGGTTCCCGGCGCAGCCACTCAGATGCCAAgttagaggatgaagaagatgagtaTTAGGATATTGATGTACCTAGGTGTGCGTATATACCTAGGCACCAGAAAGGATTACCTTTTATGAGACCACAGACTCTTTCCTTCTATTCCTTTTTTCATGTTGTCATTATTTAGTTCTTTAAATAATGTGGGACTTGTTCACAccattatttttttcttaaaataatctGAAATTAGGGTGATGATTATCCTCTCTGTGAAATAATCTGAGATTTACTGGATGATTTATTCTTGTCCTTAAATGGTTCTATATCCTATGTCGCCAAGATGTTGGGAAGCCAAAGGGGCAATGATCCAAGAGTCGAGAGTTGGAAGGCTAAGGAGCTGGGAGAGTCAAGAGTCGAGAATTGGGAGGCTAAGAAGTTGGAAGAGCCGAGAGTTGGGGTCAGAAGATTGAGGAGTCGGGGTGCTCGAGAGACCGGGAGGAGTTAACTAAAAAATAAGAGATTATTCTGAGGCGTGATGTATCAGAGGAATTAACGAAAAAAATAAGAGACAAATAACGAAATAAGAAGTAGCCCAAACTAGGTTTAAAAACCTTCTCAAGAAAACAAGAGAGGGAATAGAAGAATAAAATAAATGTAGTAGTAATGTGGCTTAAGCGAAATCAATTgactcaatatcaaaataacttgtctTAAACATCATTAAAGAATAGATTTATATAGCTCttaaaatcctaaaaaaatctaaatgggaaaaataatcAACTAGACTTATATTTagaataaattaactaataagaCTTAATTCCCTGAGATTTGGgataaataaatataatcaataaaaaaataaattaaacttaattaacagataactaattaaaaaaatccaAAGGAATACTTTGGATTCTATCCTACATCAATCGCCCAGAGTTGAAAATAACTCGTCCTCGAGTTTAGAGTAATATCAGGAGATAGCCCAGCAGAAAGATCATCTAGCATTAAATCGGTAAAATCTACTAGTACATGTTGGACTTTGAGAATCCTTGTTGATTCGCCGATGAGAACGACATCGTGGACATTGTTCTTGGTCATCTTCATGTCCCTCAAGTACTTCTCCACCGGCTTCATGCACTTCTTGAATGGGTCCATGTTCAATGGCGGAGCCAGCCCGGGTGATCTATCCGAGCTGATTCCAGATTGTGAGCAATGACCGCCGGTTCTGACGTCGTCGTCCCAGGCTAATTCCTCTTTCTCTCGTGTTTTTCATTTGGTTTCCACTATAAATTCGAGATTCGACGTCATCGGCCTCCGGGCTACAGCCCGGGTAAGCTATAACTTGGCTCCGCCCTTGTCTATGTTGAGTTCCTCAAATCGAGCTCGGGTGATCATGGGGTAGAAACTGATAAACTCAGGAGGCTTCTTGATCAAGTCTTTGAAATGGATTTCTATTTCATCCTTCGTAGTTTGCCTAGCCTCTTCAGTTTCTTCAACAAGAATGAGTACAGTCTATGCAGTCTCCCGTTAACTTTAACCATTAGTAATCTCAAAGTCATCACAGCTTAAAAGATCGCCATCTAAACCAGAAGAAGTCACGATATAAGAGTTTTAAGGCACCAAAACCTCCTCAATTTTATCCCTTCCTTCCCTTAATTGCTGTCATTCAGACACTGCGAAACTATCCACTTCCATTTTAAAAACTGCTTCTTCCACAACATCAAGATTGCCTATGGCACTAATATCATTGTTACTTTCAAAAGCTGAAAATTTCACACCGTCAGAACTAAAGGAAAAAACATAAAATGCTCCTTGAGAATGCATTGCTTCTCCCTAGAAACCGTCCTTGCAATGTTGTAAAATTGTAGCGGCATCGACCTTCATCTTAATTTGACACGTCCATATTTGAAGAAACAACAGAAGAAGTGGCATGACTAGGAATAATTGTGTCCGCCTCAGAAAATGTAGATGTTTGGATTACGGCCATCAAAATCACAATTGGGAACATCAAGTGGGGTTCAAGGTGGTGGAGGGTAGGAAGCACATGTAGCATTCGGTAGAGAACCAATTACCAATGGAACCATGCCTGATTGAAGAGCATCCTCTTGTTCCAAATGATGCCTACTAGTTTCTCCCCTTGGAACAGAAGAATTCAAAATGTCATTAGCTGAAGACTTGTTTTCTTCAACATATACATTAGTCCCACCCTCAACATTAATTACTTGAGAAGATCCGTCATGTTTTGAAATTTTATCCTCAACACTCTCCAAATGATCATTTCTAGAACCTTCTATTACATTTTGGTCTTcaataatctatttttttttatcatcccTAGATGTGAAACTGTTGGAATCCCAAAGTGGTTttaatgtaatcaaccaagttaggttaagtcttgttgtgtttaatcctgtgtctaagtgtgcaggaacttaggatcacaggaagtcaagcgaaagacgcagctagtgaaaaGGAAGGCACCGGAAAAAAccgatgggctcagtgcgtctgagggacgaagtgcTACGGAAGAATACACCAatggacgagaagggagcgtgcgatgtttccaagggatgagaagccggcgtggaagattgctcaagaagtaaaagacacagctaacgagaaaaatggcacaggagagagccgacgggctcagtgcgtccgaggcacaaggagctacggaagagtacgctgacggacgagaaggaagcacgcgacgattccgagggacgagaagccggatcggaaggttgctcgagaaggccggaagttgggtttgggtgagccctattccggatggccgagatcacccaagcaagcggatccggagcagaaacTCGGATCGAAGCGAGCGAAGtaggagcggaagacccgaacgaAAAAAGTCAACAAAACTTTTCTAGTCCGGGACACCCGAAACCCGAGTTTTATCCAAAACAACATGGCTTTTGACCGTTGCATCGGGGATAGAGTtcttgttgaattttgttttaaattcaaagcatttttgtagtgtttttagtcccacattgctaagtagagaagcttggaagggcttatataggaagcccttccatccttgcttagcaatgataagaggacctacacgcatgcgcgggccaagcccaaatcgagtggatttggggggttcgagccggaaatccataaaccgggcgtcacgtgcgcgattaacgtgcgcaggggggtgcaaatccctagcccgtgggccttgcgctcacgggcggcccggtctgtttttgctggtttggttcagtctgaaccaaaccagtttggtttccggttctGGTTCGGTCTGACTaaaaccaaaccagagtttggttcCGCGCGTGAGGAACGGACGCGGACTTCGGTTTTGTtccgcgcgtgaggaagggacGCGGACGCGACACTGAGGCGCGTTTCCTCGCTAAcgaagcagtgcttcgtaccttctcagagtgaataaaaggggacttgcatcacctctattcttcactcaagcctcgagctttctcccttctctgtgcgattctttctgctttcttctcgtctttcttgtcctgaggcttggtcttacggcgatctgaggttgggtccgagtgtcgcgttcgttttggagtgcacctacggacgagacgagcggttgtcggatcttgggggaattttgccggagagtctttgcaccgtgaggcggcaataaattctctaaggacaatcggcgtgccgacgcttcaaccggataactatattctaaaccctacgcttttatttatctgtctattgcatACTTATTTTTGTGCAAAAATAATATTGcttgtattgctttattattttacaacattcttagagaatttattgcctgtatcaatagacatgatgaatgatagggtaataggatctgatgaggctagtgctagacccgagaaattttacgagcaaaacttcagacgttggcaacaacggatgaaattttggcttactacgctaggactattctccgttatagaaacagaccctccttcacctaatgaagaggaacctgcccgtagtgctgccttagagaggtttaagcaaagggattatctctaccatgggagaatcctgtctgccctctcagacgcactatttgatgtgtactgctcaacctcttcagctaaagagctgtggaaatctttggataaaaaatataactccgaagattctggtttagaaaagtatactgtggcaaaattcctgaacttcaaaatggttgaaggcaaatctgtggttgagcagacacatgaattccaagttcaaattcatggtcttgctgaaggagatatgtcattacctgaaaaatttcaggtcttgtctatcatcgaaaaattgcctccaagttgggaagattttggcatgactcttaaacatcggagaggtaaaatctctctagaagatttgatgat
This genomic stretch from Zingiber officinale cultivar Zhangliang chromosome 7A, Zo_v1.1, whole genome shotgun sequence harbors:
- the LOC122001268 gene encoding uncharacterized protein LOC122001268, whose product is MANSTADWQSHTIRVQEGISMVITCASMLLICLNFLIAATKHRLWHSNSPIDKLHKYVLNQILEPLMNLATFYLLSKPLKNIYLVWGVILMIANGTLTCIADAFTLSDSNSMRLFFIGLLSYNLIGYCQDIQKADPFSHFVINLWAIWGLIILKTVEKFFSFWAAKRAFGTDRTNFISDYMRFEHKLSTGTPNPVSMRGYKYIVSGEDKVSFETEVADDRQAHIVIANELSDEVVTVERVWHCRGQLLGLKMDPDAKFKDVCLSFALMKLLKRRFHDYPTEELNQVSKNTALVLQGLLDSQDQNRAFRVIMTELGFLEDIFFSQYPIIFGCGFPIYNYLLSLLLLGATGCLANTAYSDTDDLGGNDIDLYITFVLVAMIIIMEITETATYLLSDWNKVTLLINYVKFPWLQKSSFINTAIRFLCKIKILQPVRDTIGQYSLLEQCGKFSIRAKLCNSRATCGNGVMKFCRASVKLPDEAKSMILEQLRQLSRGPLSNGESSLRRNGMEDLGWTCKLPASTQTILIWHIATCFCETIRPSRRPLASSGKEVATALSKYCAYLVVFVPDLLPDQGNRAKRVLDKVVNEIDDLREGAKDESEMWKKMMELESRKKGTILGMGAELGKTLVESISDENKRWKVLAEFWVEYVLYLAPSDNVQAHRENLGSGGEFITHLWVLLYHAGVLERPEIAPNTYP